The window TCAAGAGTACGGCCAAGTCGGTGACGCTAACGTCTTCTATTGGTTCCAAAACCGCAAGTCCCGTAGCAAACACAAACTCCGCCTCCTCCATAACCACTCCAAACACTCCCTCCCTCCACCACAACCACAGCCTCAGCCTCTTTCCTCAGCatcgtcttcatcttcttcctcctcctcatcctccAAATCCACCAAACTACCCAAAaccaagaacaagaagaacaCCAACAACACTAATCTCTCTTTGGGTGGTAGTCAAATGATGGGGATGTTTCCGCCGGAAGCTTCCTTTCTTTTTCCGGCTTCCACCGTCGGAGGGTTTGAAGGTATCCCCGTCTCATCTCAATTAGGGTTTTTTCCCGGTGAAATGGTCGAGCAACCCAAACAGGCTCCTCCAACGGTGGAGCCATGTACCGGTATCCTCCTGAGCGAGATCATGAACGGTAGTGCGGGTTATGGAACTCATAACCATCAACAATTGAGtgagaaagaagatgaagaaatgaGGATGAAGATGTTGCAACAGCCTCAGATTTGTTACGCTGCTACTAGTGATCAAATCAGTtcttacaacaacaacaacaataacatcATGCTTCATGTTCCTCCCACTGCTAGTACTACTACAACTTCAAATCCTCTTGCTATTGTCCCATCAACTTTGGACCAGCTTCAAGTTCAAGGTATATACAAAAAGTTATTTCCCTTTTGAAAGAGAGTCATCACTTAGTATTCTTTATTTTCTACTCAACAGtataaatacattaattgtGTGTCAACAATGGAAGGAACACACTGATCAgcaaaaatctttaaaaatacgTTCATCTTAAGTTGTTAAACTAGTAATGtaaaataattgtttatttGTATACAGtctctttcctttttcatttttgtttgagGTTTTCTATATAGATAATATTGTTAACATGTAGTCTTGATACTAACATGAAATAATGGAATAACCATGGCTAAAATGAAAGCAGCGGGTGCGAGAATAAGGGTGTTCATCAATGAAATGGAGTTTGAAGTGAGCCCGGGGCAGTTTAATGTTCGAGATGCATTCGGGGAAGAGGTTGTTCTCATTAATTCCGCGGGTCAGCCCATTGTCACTGATGAATATGGCGTCGCTATTCACCCTCTTCAACACGGAGCCTCCTACTATCTGGTTTTGTTTCCTCTCTTAGCCTCTTTGTTTTTCTTCAATTAATATTCATTACATTCACTTCAATGGCTAGGTAGATACCATTGTATGTTAAAGTATAGTAATAAATCATTGTTTAATGGTTATATAATCTTCGTTTATAATACTATTTCTATAGTATTTTATTTCTTCATTGGGATCTAAAATGGATAAATGCATGCGAGAGACATGTTGTTTGGCTTAATTTGGTCAAAAATGTTGACTCAATCTAATTTAATTACACACACACACCTTGCTCTTCCTTAGAGCATTCATTggggtttcttttcttttttaggCCTTCGTGTTTTTTGACTTTTGTAGTATAAATTCGAGTAGTAACATATTTAGAAGAATGTGCATGCATGTGTGAATTTACAATATATACttgtgtaattaattaatttcgagGTCTCTTTTTGCTTTTGCAGATCTAGTCGTGTGGGAGATTTGTTTTTGAAGATGAAACTAAGACATGTCTCTTTCTTTCACTATCTATCCTACGTACCGCTTAAATGTTACATTTTATAAGATATTGGTTTCAGTGGCTTGTTGTGACGTATGAGTTTCGGACAACATTTGCGAAATTCTCTCGTTAGATTGTTGACCAATATATTATTGTTGTGTGCGTTTCTTTGTAGTTTCATAAATCTATAATAATGCTTTTGTTTCTTCATCTGAATCTCTTATATGTACGGGGAATTGTTAAACAGTTGGCTAAATATGGGGATGAGTAATATAGAAGCTTCACATCACCCAATGTGAAAGTAAATTAGGTCATGCGTTATGTTAGTGTTTAGACTGTAATGTACGATTTACTTGCGGGAAGTGTGGGACTTTGACTTCAGTTCACGTGAGGTGATACTTCACTTTAAACCAAGGGACTGAAAACGTTACATTTATATTACTATTactattaaccatataatagtAATAGAGTTACTTTTATTTAACGTAAAATGTAGGAAATTTGAGTTCAATAGTTGATTAATTTTTCTGAAGTTTGACAAATTGTTTCAGACTTTCAGTTATATATAGGTTCATAACTACATAGTGaaataacattttatatatatgtatattaaaaggaaaaaaaaaactcatcaaaacgtttttgaattattatagCTAACCTTTTATGCTTGTAGTTCAgtttttatttaacattttttaactattttgttGGCATGTATTATATCCCCTTGTAGGCTTGTAAGTACCATTTTTAACTCAATTAGGTTTGAGGTCATTTAATTAACTTAATTACTTGATTGTTTCAAGTTTTAGTGGCCTAATACTAAAGACTCATTTCGGTGGGTTTATAATGTTCaaactaaaatacaaaaatataaggtGTGCATATGAATTAACTCATGAATTAATGATAAATTAAAATAGTACAACTGTTTTTagattttcgaaaaaaaaaagacgttcAAACATAAGATATAATCTCAACATTTGCTACAAAGGTATACGTAAAATATCGAAGTCAGGAACAGAGTTTTTGGCAGTCAGTTGATATGATCCTTtgcttttaacttttaactatgTATTCATGATTGTAATGTTAATCTACTGCATTGCTACGGAGTATACGAATACCTACATCTGTTTGAGATTTTGAGGTAAATAAAGAGAATTAAAATTAGTAAATAATTAGATTTGAATTTAAATGAGGTCTAGCTAGGTAGGGGCTTTGTTATATCAAATCAGATGTCAAAACGTgcataataaaaatgtaatatcaAATCACACAAATGTTTCTCAATAAAAACATGGTCCTACTGTCTTACTTTCTACTGTTTGACTGTTTCCTTCATCTTGTCGCTTTGACGTTATCTTTACCCATGCTTATATTACTTGTCTTCATTTCCAGTTATAGTCGTGTATACAAAACAACATTTAATTTTCACCCAATTTCTTACTATAGAAACCTAAACGATGTCCTCGCATATATTTAATTTGTCACCACGTTATgtatactattaaaaataacTTCATCATAGCTGTGCCGTACCACACAATTGCAATTTGTAATTTACAACAATGcaacattttacatttgtatgaTAACGAAAACATAGTACTATTAACATTTAGACCAAGAAAAAACATAGTACATTTTAAAAGGTCAAATAACGTATTCTTTTGGGAAAAACGATTTTGGTTTTTCAGTCTGTAATCTTTCTCACTATTCTAAAAattaatctttaaaaaattcgatttaaaataatacttcatattcaaaaaaaatggaTACAAAGAAATCAACCTTATACTACTACTAAATCTCCAATAATTTCGTAAATATCAAATGCAGTATGTAACTAATAATAAACATTACACAAAATATTACAGAAGTCTATTTATTCATGTAATTCTCCCGCATTTCTACTTGTTGGTTTGTTTGTCTACATACTGCTAGGATTTTGATAATGCAAATTTATGAATTTAAACAATATGGTATCATTACATTTGGCGCATCTAGTATTCCATAAGTCTAAATTGTTGTCACTGTTTATGCTGCAGTGCGCAAATGTTCTCCGAATTGCCAAAACTAGACACTTAACTATGAATAGTTGAAGTTCAAGATAAACTATGATAACAAAAAGACAACTATATATAGTAACATTGGGGGAGATTTTTCATGTAACATTgtggggagggggggggggggagacttTGTATATAGTATCATAAAAATATCGTAACGAAACCAAATCTATGTTGTTGTGTTTTAAAAGGAACGATAGGGCTTTTTCCAAATCAAAGAAGAAAATTACGATCGCAAGTTTGAAGTCGTCATGATATTAATTGTCATTGAAGAATTTAAATAGAAATCTATGAAGTGacaagaaagagaaaaatagaAAGCTAAGAAAGAGACAACGAAAAGTAGGTTAAGAAGAGTGTTGACCAGAGGGACTGTGGATTTACCAACAAGTGGGACAAACTTTCTCTTGCCTCCAAAACTGACACAACAGTATCTTAACTCGTTCTCTCATCACGAATCACATTCATATGACACTCACTCACTTACTTACTCCATGTtcactctctcctctctctcatttttgtttattattattatctctaTAGCCCAAGAAGTTAAACTTACAATGATTTTGATCCCTTGCTTTGCAAGAGAGATGCTGACAATAGCTAATATTTATGAATCTACAACTATCTCATGTTGTAGTATCTTGTAGCTTCGTAATTGataatttctttttgttctACATTATCCTTTTATAAAATAAgcgtttttagaaaattaaattgaaGTCTTAACAATGCATATGCTATCTTAAACTAGCAGTgatagtttgaaaaaaaaaactacgcaGTAATAAGTGTCAGTTCATATTCATTTAAACTGATTGATCTTTCTAATTATAGTATATTTAAACTGTATAATGGGATTACTGTGTATAAATTTGGACAAGGCTAATCCTAATATATGATCAGTCTTAAGAAAATGTAACTCAAAACGTTTATTCACATTGTTAAAATGTTGTTATGAAGTTTCCAGCTATCACAAAATTAATCGACTTTGCTATTTTCCTACAAATTTCCTACACTATATCCTATATACTAATATTAAACTATTTctatgatgtttttattttataaaggtAATCGATacttatatgtatttatataaatacagaATAAGCGGTTAGTTCAGGCTTTGGATActgttaatttttttcttttaaagttttaagtTTCATAGTTCAACCCTAACACATTTAATAGAGATGTGGTTATGACACCATTTAGGATACTGTTGAGGGAGATTTTCTGATTTTAGTGATACGGTTTAACCTAACCGCACACGTGGATGTACTGTTGGCTGAAAGGCTCTCCTCTCAAGCTTTCCACACCGAAACCTCTCATAATCACACTCTAcataaatgtttaatttatacatcGTATTTTGTGAGTTTTGTTTTGCAATTTTCCTCGCTAAAAAGGAAATTGGTAGTATAACCAGGTTAACAGTACCTCgctttcaaaaataataatttatgtaaaaACAAAGCAAAGAATAAAGCATCTCTAGAGGGTTTGAGAAACTCTCTTTTTCGCTTTTTTATGACATCAATCAGATAATCTATTGACTCCAAAATAGTTCACTTTTTATTATCGCTAATTTAAATAAAGTTCTAGTGAACTATCTTATTTTAATCTCatttatatcatatttattcGTAAAGTTTTGTCTTTCAAAATGTTTTTTACCTTAGCAAGAAACCACTTGAGATGATCCAACGTCTACTTTGCCTGAAGGACAGATGAAAGCTTTCTCATTCTCATTTTTTTCATGGCCAATGAACTTGAAATCACAGGCCTAATAACTTCAAAGTCCATTTACCATAAAGCCCATCAGATCATCTTTTATTGTGCACCAGCCCATCAGATAATCAAAAGCGTGTAACCCACCCCCAAAATATCGCTTTTAGCTATTTACCCTTTTATGacaaaagtaaaaagaaaaaagaagagaataacATAAAGTTGGAGAGAAATATTTTATTGGATTGTAAAAAAACAATAGAAGCCGACATTATGATGTTTACGTTTAGATGGATACGAGGTAGTTGGATAAGATAAGCtgaatgataatttttttttataaacttgcTAATATTATGGGTTTTCTTTGTTTTCACCAAAAAGAGAATTATAGATTGAAAATCTTATTTTAGATtgaaaatcttatttttattgataGTGTTTAAAATCAATCGGTGTAAAAAATATGGTCTATATCCAAGATTATATAAAGTCAATGCAAATTTATTGCAAGCATATATATAACCCTTCACAATTGCATGCCCAAGTTAGATTCCGAGTGTGCCAATAGTGTAAATGATATTGAGTTCCACTTGATTCTGGCTGGGCCACAACAAAGTCACTTGACACAAGTCTGCAAAAATCCATGGTTGCATCATTAGCACAACAGAATAGAGATTCATTATCTCATCTGCCAAAAGTTTAAACACAGTATGATTGTTCGCCACGAGTTTTCCTTTAATCATATTGTTGTCATCAAATCATCATTCCGTTCGTATGTCTCACTTTACTGTCTTCATAGAGAAACTCCCAAACGTATATATGTTTAATGATTTTAGTTAGTCAATTTAAATATCTTACTTTACTATCTTTTCAATTTATATAACTATGA is drawn from Brassica rapa cultivar Chiifu-401-42 chromosome A05, CAAS_Brap_v3.01, whole genome shotgun sequence and contains these coding sequences:
- the LOC103867499 gene encoding WUSCHEL-related homeobox 9 isoform X1: MASSNRHWPSMFKSKPHHHQWQHDMNSPLLPSPASHRSSPFSGCEVERSPEPKPRWNPKPEQIRILEAIFNSGLVNPPREEIRRIRAQLQEYGQVGDANVFYWFQNRKSRSKHKLRLLHNHSKHSLPPPQPQPQPLSSASSSSSSSSSSSKSTKLPKTKNKKNTNNTNLSLGGSQMMGMFPPEASFLFPASTVGGFEGIPVSSQLGFFPGEMVEQPKQAPPTVEPCTGILLSEIMNGSAGYGTHNHQQLSEKEDEEMRMKMLQQPQICYAATSDQISSYNNNNNNIMLHVPPTASTTTTSNPLAIVPSTLDQLQVQAGARIRVFINEMEFEVSPGQFNVRDAFGEEVVLINSAGQPIVTDEYGVAIHPLQHGASYYLVLFPLLASLFFFN
- the LOC103867499 gene encoding WUSCHEL-related homeobox 9 isoform X2, producing MASSNRHWPSMFKSKPHHHQWQHDMNSPLLPSPASHRSSPFSGCEVERSPEPKPRWNPKPEQIRILEAIFNSGLVNPPREEIRRIRAQLQEYGQVGDANVFYWFQNRKSRSKHKLRLLHNHSKHSLPPPQPQPQPLSSASSSSSSSSSSSKSTKLPKTKNKKNTNNTNLSLGGSQMMGMFPPEASFLFPASTVGGFEGIPVSSQLGFFPGEMVEQPKQAPPTVEPCTGILLSEIMNGSAGYGTHNHQQLSEKEDEEMRMKMLQQPQICYAATSDQISSYNNNNNNIMLHVPPTASTTTTSNPLAIVPSTLDQLQVQAGARIRVFINEMEFEVSPGQFNVRDAFGEEVVLINSAGQPIVTDEYGVAIHPLQHGASYYLI